The nucleotide window CCCCGACCGTGGTCACCGCCGGTTCGGAGGGCTTCGCCTTCCCGCCGGGTGTGGCCAGCTCGCAGGCCGCGCTCAAGGCGGCCGGTCAGGACGTGTTCAACCTGTACTTCGACGGCTGGTACAAGGAGCTCGACACGGAGGCGCGTACCGCCACCAACGAGCTGATGTTCGGCCGGATCAACGCGGACGCCTTCGTGGAGCGGATCCAGAAGCGCGCCGACGCCATCAAGAAGGACAGCTCCGTCACCAAGTTCAAGCGCTGATCGATCGGAGCTAGGGTCATGCGGCACGGCAAGTATCCATTCGTGATCGGGTTCCTGTTCGCCCCGGTCGCGCTGTACGTGACATTCGTGATCTGGCCGTACGCGCAGGCGTTCCAGATCTCGATGACCAACTGGCGGGGGCTGTCCGCCCCGCAGTGGGTGGGCTTCGACAACTACCGGAGGCTGCTCGACGACGGCGCCTTCTGGAAGGCGGTCCAGCACCACGGCGTACTGCTGCTTGCCCTGCCGCTGATCACCATTGCCATCGCCCTGTTCTTCGCCTTCCTGCTCAACGTGGGCGGCAAGAGCAGCGGCGGGCAACGCCAGGGGGTCTGGGGGGCGAAGTTCTACCGGGTGGTGTTCTTCTTCCCCCAGGTCCTGGCGGTGGCCATCATCGCGGTGTTGTTCCAGATGGTGTACCGGCCGAACGAGTCCGGCCTGATCAACGGCGTGCTGATGAAGTTCGGCCTGGAGCCGGTCCTCTTCCTGGTGAAGCCGAACCTGGCCCTGTGGTCGATCATCGCGGTGCTGGTCTGGCAGGCGGTCGGCTTCTACGTGGTGCTCTTCTCGGCCGGGATGGCCTCCATCCCCGGTGAGATCTACGAGGCCGCCGAGATGGACGGGGCGACGAAGGTGACCCTGTTCTTCCGGGTCACCCTGCCGCTGCTGTGGGACACCCTCCAGGTGGCCTGGGTGTACCTCGGGATCGCGGCGTTCGACGCGTTCGCCATCGTGGCGGTGCTCTCGGTGGACGGTGGCGGCCCGGACGGCGCCACCACAGTGCTGGCCATGGAGATCTACCGCAACGCGTTCGTCTACTCGAAGTACGGCTACGCCTCGGCGATGGGCGTGGCGCTGTTCTTCCTCACCCTCACGTTCGCGGCGCTGACGCTGCGGCTCACCAAGCGGGAAAGCGTGGAGTACTGATGAATCCGCAGTC belongs to Micromonospora ureilytica and includes:
- a CDS encoding carbohydrate ABC transporter permease, encoding MRHGKYPFVIGFLFAPVALYVTFVIWPYAQAFQISMTNWRGLSAPQWVGFDNYRRLLDDGAFWKAVQHHGVLLLALPLITIAIALFFAFLLNVGGKSSGGQRQGVWGAKFYRVVFFFPQVLAVAIIAVLFQMVYRPNESGLINGVLMKFGLEPVLFLVKPNLALWSIIAVLVWQAVGFYVVLFSAGMASIPGEIYEAAEMDGATKVTLFFRVTLPLLWDTLQVAWVYLGIAAFDAFAIVAVLSVDGGGPDGATTVLAMEIYRNAFVYSKYGYASAMGVALFFLTLTFAALTLRLTKRESVEY